From one Pseudomonas sp. B21-048 genomic stretch:
- a CDS encoding DUF1127 domain-containing protein, with product MKGHNEHVTEQKFSIHAVSDLLHKFSRWYELHHEREMLAGLSDEALKDIGVSRADVEHETVRPFWDDPMHK from the coding sequence ATGAAAGGTCACAACGAGCATGTAACGGAACAAAAATTCTCAATCCACGCTGTCTCCGATCTGCTGCACAAGTTTAGTCGCTGGTACGAACTTCACCATGAGCGTGAAATGTTGGCGGGCTTGAGCGACGAAGCACTGAAGGATATCGGCGTGAGCCGCGCGGATGTGGAGCATGAGACGGTAAGGCCGTTCTGGGATGATCCGATGCATAAATGA
- a CDS encoding class II 3-deoxy-7-phosphoheptulonate synthase, with protein sequence MSQPWSPDSWRALPIQQQPQYPDAAHLLQVEQTLASYPPLVFAGEARELRRQFAEVTQGRAFLLQGGDCAESFAEFSAAKIRDTFKVLLQMAIVMTFAAGCPVVKVGRMAGQFAKPRSANDETINGVTLPAYRGDIVNGIGFDEKSRVPDPDRLLQSYHQSTATLNLLRAFAQGGFADLHQVHKWNLDFIANSALAEKYSHLADRIDETLAFMRACGMDSSPQLRETSFFTAHEALLLNYEEAFVRRDSLTNDYYDCSAHMLWIGDRTRQLDGAHVEFLRGVHNPIGVKVGPSMNPEDLIRLIDVLNPDNDPGRLNLIARMGANKVDDHLPQLIRAVQREGKQVLWSSDPMHGNTIKASSGYKTRDFAQILGEVKQFFQVHEAEGSYAGGIHIEMTGQNVTECIGGARPITEDGLSDRYHTHCDPRMNADQSLELAFLIAETLKQVRR encoded by the coding sequence TTGCTGCAGGTCGAGCAAACCCTGGCGAGCTATCCGCCGCTGGTATTTGCCGGCGAAGCCCGGGAGTTGCGCCGTCAGTTTGCCGAAGTGACTCAGGGCCGGGCGTTTCTGTTGCAAGGCGGTGACTGCGCCGAAAGCTTCGCCGAATTCTCCGCCGCGAAAATTCGCGACACGTTTAAAGTATTGCTGCAAATGGCGATCGTCATGACCTTCGCCGCCGGTTGCCCGGTGGTCAAAGTCGGACGCATGGCCGGCCAGTTCGCCAAACCCCGTTCGGCCAACGATGAAACCATCAACGGCGTGACACTGCCGGCCTACCGTGGCGACATCGTCAACGGCATTGGTTTCGACGAAAAAAGCCGCGTGCCGGACCCGGATCGTCTACTGCAGTCTTATCACCAGTCCACGGCAACCCTGAACCTGCTGCGCGCCTTCGCCCAGGGCGGCTTTGCCGACCTGCATCAGGTGCACAAATGGAACCTGGACTTCATCGCCAACTCGGCGCTGGCCGAGAAATACAGCCACTTGGCTGATCGCATCGATGAAACCCTGGCCTTCATGCGTGCCTGCGGCATGGACAGCTCGCCGCAACTGCGCGAAACCAGTTTCTTCACCGCCCACGAAGCGCTGCTGCTGAACTACGAAGAAGCCTTCGTGCGCCGCGACAGCCTGACCAACGACTACTACGATTGCTCGGCCCACATGCTGTGGATCGGCGACCGTACCCGTCAGCTCGACGGCGCGCATGTCGAATTCCTCCGTGGGGTGCACAACCCGATCGGCGTGAAGGTCGGCCCGAGCATGAACCCCGAAGACCTGATTCGCCTGATCGATGTGCTCAACCCGGACAACGACCCGGGTCGCCTGAACCTGATTGCGCGGATGGGCGCGAACAAGGTCGACGATCACTTGCCACAGCTGATCCGCGCGGTACAGCGCGAGGGCAAGCAGGTGCTTTGGAGCTCCGATCCAATGCATGGCAACACCATCAAGGCCAGCAGCGGCTACAAGACCCGCGACTTCGCGCAGATCCTTGGCGAGGTGAAACAGTTCTTCCAGGTTCACGAGGCGGAAGGCAGTTATGCCGGCGGTATCCACATCGAAATGACCGGGCAGAACGTCACCGAATGCATCGGCGGGGCGCGGCCGATTACCGAGGATGGCCTGTCGGATCGTTACCACACCCACTGCGACCCGCGGATGAATGCCGATCAGTCGCTGGAATTGGCGTTTTTGATTGCGGAAACCCTGAAACAGGTTCGACGCTAA